A single Anopheles funestus chromosome 2RL, idAnoFuneDA-416_04, whole genome shotgun sequence DNA region contains:
- the LOC125763427 gene encoding eukaryotic translation initiation factor 4E-binding protein Mextli isoform X1 codes for MSQMGRAVKNLEPPRPLKSTLKQSHVHLPVYEVQSIEELITLTENVAASLASGCNNADGVNALLANLRLHGPQLENVSKDTLDRALVIFRNASQDERLNIMTRLNLLQLIELRAKSWQVSDGANTYYKHKATNVEPDILADPNLLGSSPPMGQAVPALAPGELIRTSGKFPKPTKIPGKTYCKDEIVIRNADSGKVMGIKGRRVHMIEELSETVISFQRVATGAKERLVQITGPNEEKINYAKQLIEDTIRRNASPVRLDNSQDGSCSSLASSGSDETVPRKEAGSNVNARNALVGAMAEMAANNGTNGMGTFIPNQQSVPATGALSLNLSGYSQTPPSYTHPKLTRNGSQSNAQRNSTGNAGLLLHSFSTNDASLGEYKYTVNVGQHNLKITGDCLELVKVAKLVLDDYFSSNEFLASVDMCSSFDLPNTLSSPVGTMPGQHSLITGTPFVDSGVGLNNIGATVGEVSNSIELDDDVFIVESGAAGFKPNEVQTSSSNTTISATNNGLSRSRRSHFSRKDSAGDGLKEKTEALAKLDSNAVKRIEYERLIYYSKSPYSWDLPADWKRICEALPYLVKNKDIEDQKNRFNGDQFLEMKKQAAKDSSVQGSNHLPEGGDAGEQQPHSDGVTVTADNGSVASAPQMEKASA; via the exons ATGTCGCAGATGGGCCGCGCCGTCAAGAACCTGGAACCGCCACGTCCGCTGAAATCAACGCTGAAGCAATCGCACGTCCACCTGCCGGTTTATGAAGTTCAATCAA TCGAGGAACTCATAACACTGACGGAGAATGTGGCCGCAAGCCTTGCAAGCGGCTGTAACAATGCGGACGGTGTAAACGCACTGCTGGCCAATCTCAGGCTACACGGGCCACAGCTGGAGAATGTATCAAAAGATACGTTGGACCGTGCGTTGGTCATCTTCCGCAATGCGTCACAGGACGAACGGCTGAACATAATGACGCGATTGAATCTGTTGCAACTAATCGAGCTGCGCGCCAAATCCTGGCAGGTGTCTGATGGTGCAAACACCTACTACAAACACAAGGCAACAAATGTTGAG CCTGACATTTTGGCCGACCCGAACCTGCTGGGATCCTCCCCGCCAATGGGCCAAGCTGTGCCTGCGCTGGCACCGGGTGAGCTGATACGGACCTCAGGCAAATTCCCGAAGCCTACGAAAATACCCGGTAAAACGTACTGCAAGGACGAGATCGTGATCCGCAATGCGGATTCGGGAAAAG TAATGGGAATCAAGGGACGTAGAGTTCATATGATTGAAGAACTGTCGGAAACTGTTATTTCGTTCCAAAGAG TGGCTACTGGGGCAAAAGAACGACTGGTACAAATAACAGGTCCtaatgaggaaaaaatcaa TTATGCGAAACAGCTGATCGAAGACACTATTCGTCGTAACGCGTCCCCGGTACGTTTGGACAATTCCCAGGATGGATCCTGCAGTTCTCTGGCGTCATCCGGATCGGATGAAACGGTCCCGAGAAAGGAGGCAGGATCGAACGTAAACGCAAGAAATGCCTTAGTTGGGGCCATGGCAGAAATGGCAGCTAACAATGGTACGAACGGTATGGGCACTTTCATACCCAACCAACAATCGGTACCGGCCACAGGGGCCCTAAGCCTGAATCTCAGTGGCTACTCACAAACGCCGCCTTCCTACACGCATCCGAAGCTTACGCGCAACGGGTCGCAAAGCAATGCGCAGCGTAATAGCACCGGCAATGCGGGCCTGTTGCTGCACAGCTTCTCCACGAACGATGCGTCACTCGGAGAGTACAAGTACACGGTGAACGTGGGTCAACACAATCTGAAAATAACAGGCGACTGTTTGGAGCTTGTGAAG GTAGCCAAACTAGTTCTTGATGATTACTTCAGCAGCAACGAATTTCTGGCCTCGGTAGACATGTGCTCAAGTTTCGATCTACCGAACACTCTTTCCTCACCGGTGGGAACAATGCCTGGCCAGCATTCGCTTATCACCGGCACACCCTTCGTCGACAGTGGTGTCGGTTTAAACAACATCGGTGCCACGGTCGGCGAGGTGAGCAACAGCATCGAGCTGGACGATGATGTGTTTATCGTCGAATCGGGAGCGGCTGGGTTTAAGCCGAACGAAGTgcaaaccagcagcagcaacactacGATTTCAGCCACTAACAATGGCCTGAGCCGGTCTCGTCGGAGCCATTTCTCGCGCAAGGATAGTGCGGGCGATGGGCTGAAGGAGAAAACAGAGGCACTAGCAAAATTGGATTCAAACGCAG TGAAACGTATCGAATATGAACGGCTGATTTACTACTCCAAGTCACCTTATTCGTGGGATTTGCCTGCTGACTGGAAGCGTATATGTGAAGCTCTTCCTtatttggtaaaaaataag GACATCgaagaccaaaaaaaccgTTTTAACGGTGACCAATTTCTGGAAATGAAAAAGCAGGCAGCAAAGGACAGTAGTGTGCAGGGCAGCAATCATCTCCCGGAAGGAGGCGATGCCGGCGAGCAACAACCGCACAGTGATGGAGTAACGGTAACGGCAGATAACGGATCCGTTGCCAGTGCACCACAGATGGAAAAGGCCAGTGCATAG
- the LOC125763507 gene encoding kelch domain-containing protein 3 produces the protein MHWIVNLEGGPRRVNHASVAVGEFIYSFGGYCTGEDYHSNSAIDVHVLNTHNMRWAPIPAVEDENGVPCKYPEVPFQRYGHTAVAFGRKVYLWGGRNDEIVCDILFCFDTKTRKWTRPSVTGTVPGARDGHSACIYDERMYIFGGFEESIDKFSCDVYYLDLRTMHWTYVNTLGEPPSYRDFHSATVLNHRMYVFGGRSDAVAPYHSQEEIYCPNIKYLDLRADRWYTPKTTGEIPVGRRSHSAFTYNNKIYIFAGYNGNIDKHFNDLYCFDPERNVWRQVTPQGQAPRARRRQSCLVIGKRMYLFGGTCPTNNGDPSSFDYSDTHVLDFEPSLCTLAIIKVLEYRLDVTSLPQDIRIEIRNMSTPNKIGRSLNKG, from the exons ATGCATTGGATAGTGAACCTCGAAGGTGGACCCAGGCGTGTTAACCATGCTTCGGTGGCGGTGGGTGAATTTATCTATTCCTTCGGTGGATACTGCACAGGAGAAGATTATCACTCGAACAGCGCAATAGATGTACACGTTCTCAACACGCACAACATGCGCTGGGCCCCGATTCCGGCGGTAGAAGACGAGAACGGTGTGCCGTGCAAATATCCGGAGGTGCCGTTTCAAAGATACGGCCACACCGCGGTAGCCTTTGGGCGCAAAGTGTACCTGTGGGGTGGACGGAATGATGAGATCGTTTGCGACATACTCTTCTGTTTCGATACGAAAACCCGCAAGTGGACCCGACCTTCAGTGACCGGCACGGTTCCTGGGGCTCGTGATGGCCATTCGGCGTGTATCTACGATGAGCGCATGTACATTTTTGGCGGCTTTGAGGAGAGCATAGATAAATTCTCCTGTGACGTCTACTACCTCGATCTGCGCACGATGCACTGGACGTACGTAAATACGCTTGGGGAACCGCCATCCTATCGGGACTTTCATTCCGCAACCGTGCTCAACCATCGGATGTACGTGTTCGGAGGGAGAAGTGACGCCGTGGCACCATATCATTCACAGGAGGAAATTTATTGTCCTAACATAAAGTATCTGGACCTGAGGGCGGATCGGTGGTACACACCGAAAACCACTGGCGAAATCCCTGTGGGTCGAAGAAGTCATTCTGCAT TTACCTACAATAACAAAATTTACATCTTTGCGGGATACAATGGCAATATAGACAAACATTTCAATGATCTCTACTGTTTCGATCCCGAACGAAACGTTTGGCGGCAGGTAACTCCACAAGGTCAAGCACCACGTGCCAGACGGCGCCAATCATGCTTGGTAATAGGCAAACGGATGTATCTATTTGGAGGCACCTG TCCCACAAACAATGGTGATCCATCTTCATTTGATTATAGCGATACGCACGTGCTTGATTTTGAACCAAGCTTGTGCACTTTGGCCATCATAAAAGTGCTGGAATACAGACTCGATGTTACAAGTTTACCTCAGGACATCAG aaTCGAAATACGAAACATGTCTACACCAAACAAAATCGGTCGATCTCTTAACAAAGGTTGA
- the LOC125763427 gene encoding eukaryotic translation initiation factor 4E-binding protein Mextli isoform X2 produces MSQMGRAVKNLEPPRPLKSTLKQSHVHLPVYEVQSIEELITLTENVAASLASGCNNADGVNALLANLRLHGPQLENVSKDTLDRALVIFRNASQDERLNIMTRLNLLQLIELRAKSWQVSDGANTYYKHKATNVEPDILADPNLLGSSPPMGQAVPALAPGELIRTSGKFPKPTKIPGKTYCKDEIVIRNADSGKVATGAKERLVQITGPNEEKINYAKQLIEDTIRRNASPVRLDNSQDGSCSSLASSGSDETVPRKEAGSNVNARNALVGAMAEMAANNGTNGMGTFIPNQQSVPATGALSLNLSGYSQTPPSYTHPKLTRNGSQSNAQRNSTGNAGLLLHSFSTNDASLGEYKYTVNVGQHNLKITGDCLELVKVAKLVLDDYFSSNEFLASVDMCSSFDLPNTLSSPVGTMPGQHSLITGTPFVDSGVGLNNIGATVGEVSNSIELDDDVFIVESGAAGFKPNEVQTSSSNTTISATNNGLSRSRRSHFSRKDSAGDGLKEKTEALAKLDSNAVKRIEYERLIYYSKSPYSWDLPADWKRICEALPYLVKNKDIEDQKNRFNGDQFLEMKKQAAKDSSVQGSNHLPEGGDAGEQQPHSDGVTVTADNGSVASAPQMEKASA; encoded by the exons ATGTCGCAGATGGGCCGCGCCGTCAAGAACCTGGAACCGCCACGTCCGCTGAAATCAACGCTGAAGCAATCGCACGTCCACCTGCCGGTTTATGAAGTTCAATCAA TCGAGGAACTCATAACACTGACGGAGAATGTGGCCGCAAGCCTTGCAAGCGGCTGTAACAATGCGGACGGTGTAAACGCACTGCTGGCCAATCTCAGGCTACACGGGCCACAGCTGGAGAATGTATCAAAAGATACGTTGGACCGTGCGTTGGTCATCTTCCGCAATGCGTCACAGGACGAACGGCTGAACATAATGACGCGATTGAATCTGTTGCAACTAATCGAGCTGCGCGCCAAATCCTGGCAGGTGTCTGATGGTGCAAACACCTACTACAAACACAAGGCAACAAATGTTGAG CCTGACATTTTGGCCGACCCGAACCTGCTGGGATCCTCCCCGCCAATGGGCCAAGCTGTGCCTGCGCTGGCACCGGGTGAGCTGATACGGACCTCAGGCAAATTCCCGAAGCCTACGAAAATACCCGGTAAAACGTACTGCAAGGACGAGATCGTGATCCGCAATGCGGATTCGGGAAAAG TGGCTACTGGGGCAAAAGAACGACTGGTACAAATAACAGGTCCtaatgaggaaaaaatcaa TTATGCGAAACAGCTGATCGAAGACACTATTCGTCGTAACGCGTCCCCGGTACGTTTGGACAATTCCCAGGATGGATCCTGCAGTTCTCTGGCGTCATCCGGATCGGATGAAACGGTCCCGAGAAAGGAGGCAGGATCGAACGTAAACGCAAGAAATGCCTTAGTTGGGGCCATGGCAGAAATGGCAGCTAACAATGGTACGAACGGTATGGGCACTTTCATACCCAACCAACAATCGGTACCGGCCACAGGGGCCCTAAGCCTGAATCTCAGTGGCTACTCACAAACGCCGCCTTCCTACACGCATCCGAAGCTTACGCGCAACGGGTCGCAAAGCAATGCGCAGCGTAATAGCACCGGCAATGCGGGCCTGTTGCTGCACAGCTTCTCCACGAACGATGCGTCACTCGGAGAGTACAAGTACACGGTGAACGTGGGTCAACACAATCTGAAAATAACAGGCGACTGTTTGGAGCTTGTGAAG GTAGCCAAACTAGTTCTTGATGATTACTTCAGCAGCAACGAATTTCTGGCCTCGGTAGACATGTGCTCAAGTTTCGATCTACCGAACACTCTTTCCTCACCGGTGGGAACAATGCCTGGCCAGCATTCGCTTATCACCGGCACACCCTTCGTCGACAGTGGTGTCGGTTTAAACAACATCGGTGCCACGGTCGGCGAGGTGAGCAACAGCATCGAGCTGGACGATGATGTGTTTATCGTCGAATCGGGAGCGGCTGGGTTTAAGCCGAACGAAGTgcaaaccagcagcagcaacactacGATTTCAGCCACTAACAATGGCCTGAGCCGGTCTCGTCGGAGCCATTTCTCGCGCAAGGATAGTGCGGGCGATGGGCTGAAGGAGAAAACAGAGGCACTAGCAAAATTGGATTCAAACGCAG TGAAACGTATCGAATATGAACGGCTGATTTACTACTCCAAGTCACCTTATTCGTGGGATTTGCCTGCTGACTGGAAGCGTATATGTGAAGCTCTTCCTtatttggtaaaaaataag GACATCgaagaccaaaaaaaccgTTTTAACGGTGACCAATTTCTGGAAATGAAAAAGCAGGCAGCAAAGGACAGTAGTGTGCAGGGCAGCAATCATCTCCCGGAAGGAGGCGATGCCGGCGAGCAACAACCGCACAGTGATGGAGTAACGGTAACGGCAGATAACGGATCCGTTGCCAGTGCACCACAGATGGAAAAGGCCAGTGCATAG